Within the Spirochaetales bacterium genome, the region GTCAGGGTGACGCGCCGGTTCGACGATGAGATCGTTCGGAGAGAACCTGAATGGAAAGTGAACCTTCCCCGTGATGCGGTCGCCGGCAAGGTCGTTGCGGTCATCGACGAGATGGCCGATTCGGGGAGAACGCTTGTTGTGGTCAGGGATGAAGTAATGAAGGCGGGGGCGTCTCGTACGGTTACCGCGAGTCTTTTTTGCCACTCGTGGGCCGAACCGAAACCCGATATCGTCGTCGTCGAAACCGACGCACTCGTCCTCCTGCCGTGGGATTACCGGGTTTACCGTGATGGAGTGTGGATCGTCCATCCAGAATACGAAGCGGCTTTACGGCAACAGGAAGAGAAGTGAACATAAATCACATAACAGCTAACACATGCGGCAGCGTGACGAGAGGTTTTCGGAGATACCGTTTTCACTGCGCAGCCGGTAAAAACCGTTTCGGATAAAGCCCTTACCGCCAAATCATCTGATTTCCCTATTGCTCGATCC harbors:
- a CDS encoding phosphoribosyltransferase, with translation METKSYDYGSRTGIREISWDDFGVLAMMLAETLSKEKVEVVVGIARAGLFPSTAVACMLRREMYPVRVTRRFDDEIVRREPEWKVNLPRDAVAGKVVAVIDEMADSGRTLVVVRDEVMKAGASRTVTASLFCHSWAEPKPDIVVVETDALVLLPWDYRVYRDGVWIVHPEYEAALRQQEEK